A single window of Zea mays cultivar B73 chromosome 10, Zm-B73-REFERENCE-NAM-5.0, whole genome shotgun sequence DNA harbors:
- the LOC100384721 gene encoding uncharacterized protein isoform X1, with amino-acid sequence MGARATSPPPWRRHCLCRALHFLVLLLWGTSEANKEQAMLPPRGWNSYDSFSWIVDENAYLQNAQIMTEKLLPHGYQYAVIDFLWYRKYVDGAYTDSYGFDNIDEWGRPFPDLQRFPSSRVDRGFSQIASKVHGMGLKFGIHLMKGISVQAVNADTPILDIKTGKPYLEDGRQWTARDIGLSHRTCAWMTHGFMSVNTNIGAGRAFLRSLYRQYADWGVDFVKVDCIFGTDYSPEEIITISELLQEIDRPIILSISPGTAVTPALAENISDHVNMYRITGDDWDNWKDVSSHFGVSSSFATAKKIGATGLRGRSWPDLDMLPFGWLTDPSVNQGPHRKCNLTLDEQKAQMALWSMTKSPLMYGGDLRNLDDSTLNIITNSGLLKINHYSRNNMEFHYVHSERTSNGEHSGHFRSPYPVRVTKNDGIFVSLTACSDDAAKGWYMFPQDGKPDHICRNYEILNDKNVSFCLGKTKRFLASDVLTMDTKEHQSKFHISVTNTDDTCLDASAGRRQTASEIRLPMFSACRWHAKQMWELNANGNLVSSYSRLCATVESRDEGGTSGGRAWIATGSEGEIYLAFFNLDSMSRKMTVQISDLGKVLGRNLLEKNPCSYTEVWSGKNFGPVKEEISAVVHSHGSMVFEIIC; translated from the exons ATGGGGGCTAGGGCTACCTCCCCTCCGCCATGGAGGCGTCACTGCCTCTGCCGCGCCCTCCACTTCCTCGTTCTCTTGCTCTG GGGTACTTCCGAGGCAAACAAAGAACAGGCCATGTTGCCTCCAAGAGGGTGGAACTCGTATGATTCTTTTTCATGGATTGTAGACGAAAATGCATACCTGCAAAATGCACAGATCATGACAGAGAAGTTACTCCCACATGGATATCAG TATGCAGTTATTGATTTCCTCTGGTACCGGAAATATGTTGACGGTGCATACACAGATTCCTATGGATTTGACAACATTGATGAATGGGGTCGACCTTTTCCGGACCTTCAAAGATTTCCATCGTCTAGAGTTGATAGAGGGTTCAGTCAAATTGCCAGTAAGGTTCATGGAATGGGCTTGAAATTTGGCATCCATTTGATGAAAGGGATAAGTGTGCAGGCTGTTAATGCTGACACGCCTATCTTGGACATAAAGACG GGAAAACCATATCTAGAGGATGGCCGTCAGTGGACAGCACGAGACATAGGTCTCAGTCACAGAACTTGTGCGTGGATGACTCATGGATTTATGAGTGTTAATACAAATATTGGAGCTGGAAGGGCCTTCTTAAGATCTCTTTATCGACAATATGCTGATTGGGGTGTTGATTTTG TAAAGGTCGATTGTATCTTCGGCACAGATTATAGCCCAGAAGAAATCATCACTATTTCAGAG ctattgcaagaaattgaTCGTCCGATCATCCTGTCAATCTCACCAGGAACTGCAGTTACTCCAGCATTAGCTGAGAATATTAGTGATCATGTTAACATGTATAGGATAACTGGAGATGATTGGGACAACTGGAAGGATGTGAGCTCGCATTTTGGTGTATCAAG TTCCTTCGCTACTGCTAAGAAGATTGGGGCCACTGGGTTGCGAGGAAGATCTTGGCCAGACTTAGACATGCTTCCATTTGGATGGCTTACTGATCCAA GTGTAAATCAGGGCCCTCACAGGAAATGTAACCTTACTCTTGATGAACAGAAAGCACAG ATGGCACTTTGGTCAATGACTAAATCACCTCTCATGTATGGAGGAGATTTGAGGAATCTTGACGATAGTACATTAAACATAATTACCAATTCTGGTTTGTTGAAGATAAACCACTATAGTAGAAATAACATGGAG TTCCATTATGTGCACAGTGAAAGGACATCAAATGGAGAACATTCTGGTCACTTTAGGTCTCCTTATCCTGTTCGTGTTACCAAGAATGATGGCATATTTGTCAGTCTCACTGCTTGCAGCGACGATGCAGCTAAAGGATGGTATATGTTTCCACAAGATGGGAAACCAGATCATATATGCAGGAACTATGAAATACTGAATGATAAAAATGTCTCATTTTGCCTCGGAAAAACAAAACGTTTTCTTGCATC GGATGTCCTTACCATGGACACCAAGGAACACCAATCAAAGTTTCATATTTCAGTTACAAACACTGATGATACTTGTTTGGATGCATCTGCTGGTCGAAGGCAGACTGCCTCAGAGATCAGGCTTCCTATGTTCTCtgcatgcaggtggcatgcaaaaCAG ATGTGGGAGTTAAATGCGAATGGAAATCTTGTGAGCAGCTATTCAAGGTTATGTGCCACAGTGGAATCAAGGGACGAAGGAG GTACCAGTGGAGGTCGGGCATGGATTGCAACTGGAAGTGAAG GAGAAATCTATCTCGCATTCTTCAATCTCGACTCCATGAGCAGGAAGATGACCGTTCAAATATCAGACCTTGGAAAGGTTCTCGGAAGAAACCTTTTGGAGAAAAACCCATGTAGCTACACTGAAGTTTGGAGCGGGAAGAATTTCGGCCCGGTGAAGGAAGAGATTTCAGCGGTGGTTCATTCGCATGGCTCCATGGTGTTCGAAATCATATGTTGA
- the LOC100384721 gene encoding uncharacterized protein isoform X2 codes for MGARATSPPPWRRHCLCRALHFLVLLLWGTSEANKEQAMLPPRGWNSYDSFSWIVDENAYLQNAQIMTEKLLPHGYQYAVIDFLWYRKYVDGAYTDSYGFDNIDEWGRPFPDLQRFPSSRVDRGFSQIASKVHGMGLKFGIHLMKGISVQAVNADTPILDIKTGKPYLEDGRQWTARDIGLSHRTCAWMTHGFMSVNTNIGAGRAFLRSLYRQYADWGVDFVKVDCIFGTDYSPEEIITISELLQEIDRPIILSISPGTAVTPALAENISDHVNMYRITGDDWDNWKDVSSHFGVSSSFATAKKIGATGLRGRSWPDLDMLPFGWLTDPNPISFVNAGVNQGPHRKCNLTLDEQKAQMALWSMTKSPLMYGGDLRNLDDSTLNIITNSGLLKINHYSRNNMEFHYVHSERTSNGEHSGHFRSPYPVRVTKNDGIFVSLTACSDDAAKGWYMFPQDGKPDHICRNYEILNDKNVSFCLGKTKRFLASDVLTMDTKEHQSKFHISVTNTDDTCLDASAGRRQTASEIRLPMFSACRWHAKQMWELNANGNLVSSYSRLCATVESRDEGGTSGGRAWIATGSEGEIYLAFFNLDSMSRKMTVQISDLGKVLGRNLLEKNPCSYTEVWSGKNFGPVKEEISAVVHSHGSMVFEIIC; via the exons ATGGGGGCTAGGGCTACCTCCCCTCCGCCATGGAGGCGTCACTGCCTCTGCCGCGCCCTCCACTTCCTCGTTCTCTTGCTCTG GGGTACTTCCGAGGCAAACAAAGAACAGGCCATGTTGCCTCCAAGAGGGTGGAACTCGTATGATTCTTTTTCATGGATTGTAGACGAAAATGCATACCTGCAAAATGCACAGATCATGACAGAGAAGTTACTCCCACATGGATATCAG TATGCAGTTATTGATTTCCTCTGGTACCGGAAATATGTTGACGGTGCATACACAGATTCCTATGGATTTGACAACATTGATGAATGGGGTCGACCTTTTCCGGACCTTCAAAGATTTCCATCGTCTAGAGTTGATAGAGGGTTCAGTCAAATTGCCAGTAAGGTTCATGGAATGGGCTTGAAATTTGGCATCCATTTGATGAAAGGGATAAGTGTGCAGGCTGTTAATGCTGACACGCCTATCTTGGACATAAAGACG GGAAAACCATATCTAGAGGATGGCCGTCAGTGGACAGCACGAGACATAGGTCTCAGTCACAGAACTTGTGCGTGGATGACTCATGGATTTATGAGTGTTAATACAAATATTGGAGCTGGAAGGGCCTTCTTAAGATCTCTTTATCGACAATATGCTGATTGGGGTGTTGATTTTG TAAAGGTCGATTGTATCTTCGGCACAGATTATAGCCCAGAAGAAATCATCACTATTTCAGAG ctattgcaagaaattgaTCGTCCGATCATCCTGTCAATCTCACCAGGAACTGCAGTTACTCCAGCATTAGCTGAGAATATTAGTGATCATGTTAACATGTATAGGATAACTGGAGATGATTGGGACAACTGGAAGGATGTGAGCTCGCATTTTGGTGTATCAAG TTCCTTCGCTACTGCTAAGAAGATTGGGGCCACTGGGTTGCGAGGAAGATCTTGGCCAGACTTAGACATGCTTCCATTTGGATGGCTTACTGATCCAA ACCCTATTTCTTTTGTTAATGCAGGTGTAAATCAGGGCCCTCACAGGAAATGTAACCTTACTCTTGATGAACAGAAAGCACAG ATGGCACTTTGGTCAATGACTAAATCACCTCTCATGTATGGAGGAGATTTGAGGAATCTTGACGATAGTACATTAAACATAATTACCAATTCTGGTTTGTTGAAGATAAACCACTATAGTAGAAATAACATGGAG TTCCATTATGTGCACAGTGAAAGGACATCAAATGGAGAACATTCTGGTCACTTTAGGTCTCCTTATCCTGTTCGTGTTACCAAGAATGATGGCATATTTGTCAGTCTCACTGCTTGCAGCGACGATGCAGCTAAAGGATGGTATATGTTTCCACAAGATGGGAAACCAGATCATATATGCAGGAACTATGAAATACTGAATGATAAAAATGTCTCATTTTGCCTCGGAAAAACAAAACGTTTTCTTGCATC GGATGTCCTTACCATGGACACCAAGGAACACCAATCAAAGTTTCATATTTCAGTTACAAACACTGATGATACTTGTTTGGATGCATCTGCTGGTCGAAGGCAGACTGCCTCAGAGATCAGGCTTCCTATGTTCTCtgcatgcaggtggcatgcaaaaCAG ATGTGGGAGTTAAATGCGAATGGAAATCTTGTGAGCAGCTATTCAAGGTTATGTGCCACAGTGGAATCAAGGGACGAAGGAG GTACCAGTGGAGGTCGGGCATGGATTGCAACTGGAAGTGAAG GAGAAATCTATCTCGCATTCTTCAATCTCGACTCCATGAGCAGGAAGATGACCGTTCAAATATCAGACCTTGGAAAGGTTCTCGGAAGAAACCTTTTGGAGAAAAACCCATGTAGCTACACTGAAGTTTGGAGCGGGAAGAATTTCGGCCCGGTGAAGGAAGAGATTTCAGCGGTGGTTCATTCGCATGGCTCCATGGTGTTCGAAATCATATGTTGA
- the LOC100384721 gene encoding uncharacterized protein isoform X3, whose amino-acid sequence MDCRRKCIPAKCTDHDREVTPTWISVIDFLWYRKYVDGAYTDSYGFDNIDEWGRPFPDLQRFPSSRVDRGFSQIASKVHGMGLKFGIHLMKGISVQAVNADTPILDIKTGKPYLEDGRQWTARDIGLSHRTCAWMTHGFMSVNTNIGAGRAFLRSLYRQYADWGVDFVKVDCIFGTDYSPEEIITISELLQEIDRPIILSISPGTAVTPALAENISDHVNMYRITGDDWDNWKDVSSHFGVSSSFATAKKIGATGLRGRSWPDLDMLPFGWLTDPSVNQGPHRKCNLTLDEQKAQMALWSMTKSPLMYGGDLRNLDDSTLNIITNSGLLKINHYSRNNMEFHYVHSERTSNGEHSGHFRSPYPVRVTKNDGIFVSLTACSDDAAKGWYMFPQDGKPDHICRNYEILNDKNVSFCLGKTKRFLASDVLTMDTKEHQSKFHISVTNTDDTCLDASAGRRQTASEIRLPMFSACRWHAKQMWELNANGNLVSSYSRLCATVESRDEGGTSGGRAWIATGSEGEIYLAFFNLDSMSRKMTVQISDLGKVLGRNLLEKNPCSYTEVWSGKNFGPVKEEISAVVHSHGSMVFEIIC is encoded by the exons ATGGATTGTAGACGAAAATGCATACCTGCAAAATGCACAGATCATGACAGAGAAGTTACTCCCACATGGATATCAG TTATTGATTTCCTCTGGTACCGGAAATATGTTGACGGTGCATACACAGATTCCTATGGATTTGACAACATTGATGAATGGGGTCGACCTTTTCCGGACCTTCAAAGATTTCCATCGTCTAGAGTTGATAGAGGGTTCAGTCAAATTGCCAGTAAGGTTCATGGAATGGGCTTGAAATTTGGCATCCATTTGATGAAAGGGATAAGTGTGCAGGCTGTTAATGCTGACACGCCTATCTTGGACATAAAGACG GGAAAACCATATCTAGAGGATGGCCGTCAGTGGACAGCACGAGACATAGGTCTCAGTCACAGAACTTGTGCGTGGATGACTCATGGATTTATGAGTGTTAATACAAATATTGGAGCTGGAAGGGCCTTCTTAAGATCTCTTTATCGACAATATGCTGATTGGGGTGTTGATTTTG TAAAGGTCGATTGTATCTTCGGCACAGATTATAGCCCAGAAGAAATCATCACTATTTCAGAG ctattgcaagaaattgaTCGTCCGATCATCCTGTCAATCTCACCAGGAACTGCAGTTACTCCAGCATTAGCTGAGAATATTAGTGATCATGTTAACATGTATAGGATAACTGGAGATGATTGGGACAACTGGAAGGATGTGAGCTCGCATTTTGGTGTATCAAG TTCCTTCGCTACTGCTAAGAAGATTGGGGCCACTGGGTTGCGAGGAAGATCTTGGCCAGACTTAGACATGCTTCCATTTGGATGGCTTACTGATCCAA GTGTAAATCAGGGCCCTCACAGGAAATGTAACCTTACTCTTGATGAACAGAAAGCACAG ATGGCACTTTGGTCAATGACTAAATCACCTCTCATGTATGGAGGAGATTTGAGGAATCTTGACGATAGTACATTAAACATAATTACCAATTCTGGTTTGTTGAAGATAAACCACTATAGTAGAAATAACATGGAG TTCCATTATGTGCACAGTGAAAGGACATCAAATGGAGAACATTCTGGTCACTTTAGGTCTCCTTATCCTGTTCGTGTTACCAAGAATGATGGCATATTTGTCAGTCTCACTGCTTGCAGCGACGATGCAGCTAAAGGATGGTATATGTTTCCACAAGATGGGAAACCAGATCATATATGCAGGAACTATGAAATACTGAATGATAAAAATGTCTCATTTTGCCTCGGAAAAACAAAACGTTTTCTTGCATC GGATGTCCTTACCATGGACACCAAGGAACACCAATCAAAGTTTCATATTTCAGTTACAAACACTGATGATACTTGTTTGGATGCATCTGCTGGTCGAAGGCAGACTGCCTCAGAGATCAGGCTTCCTATGTTCTCtgcatgcaggtggcatgcaaaaCAG ATGTGGGAGTTAAATGCGAATGGAAATCTTGTGAGCAGCTATTCAAGGTTATGTGCCACAGTGGAATCAAGGGACGAAGGAG GTACCAGTGGAGGTCGGGCATGGATTGCAACTGGAAGTGAAG GAGAAATCTATCTCGCATTCTTCAATCTCGACTCCATGAGCAGGAAGATGACCGTTCAAATATCAGACCTTGGAAAGGTTCTCGGAAGAAACCTTTTGGAGAAAAACCCATGTAGCTACACTGAAGTTTGGAGCGGGAAGAATTTCGGCCCGGTGAAGGAAGAGATTTCAGCGGTGGTTCATTCGCATGGCTCCATGGTGTTCGAAATCATATGTTGA
- the LOC109943147 gene encoding zinc finger BED domain-containing protein RICESLEEPER 1, whose amino-acid sequence MGDPNSNDSSMVHGTATETVFEGYEIFLGGNEMVTGCEAIISDKMGHAAETVLDYKMVDIHDNKMVHRNEIVPSGSKIDRNGQTVLRRCSQIVRGNEIGNDNVTTEVKPPTSSKRKRKTSMVWEHFTTEDSEGCTRACCNHCKRIFAYSSGLKMSGTSHLKRHITQGHCPEIEVQKPTAGGRENDCQGTVQKPSMRCRSTCTGYANAPFNPDRCQSYLAKMIILHGYPLQIVQQAAFISFVESLQPSFKVINKDAVEAEVYAVYLKERKSLLKQVENIPGRINLTVQTWTTSQTLGYVSLAGQFIDSEWKLHRRMLNFMMVPWSCSEDDAVTEAISRSLHQWNMSDKLFTITRDYESSSHDIYSLNLREELSKNNITMLGGQFSVVRCYAHMLTAVAIDVTALVQSVIYKIRESIKFIKCRIGHEEMFADIILQLQIPSNQILCLDIKTQWNTTYLMLQAALDYKEAFTMLEKCDGNYSQAPSAVDWEKVEVACRYLKLLYDSANNIMAVENPTANIFFHDAWTIQREISNATDHQDPNSVSSSIAKGVHETFGKYWKDCNVVLAIAVVMDPRFKMKIVEFSYSKIYGPTKGAKYVKLVDGVVHELYKEYVTQTLPLMPNHVGDKNIPRDPTSIGNLQSGFEVSIVKSELDQYLEEALVPRILEFDILNWWKLNAVRYPTLSRMARDVLAIPVSTVGRGSSVFAAGTEAKMLDDYQSSLHPETLEALFCAKDWLRHSSPAP is encoded by the coding sequence ATGGGTGATCCAAACAGCAATGACTCCTCCATGGTGCATGGCACTGCCACTGAGACGGTGTTTGAAGGCTATGAGATTTTCCTTGGTGGCAATGAGATGGTTACTGGTTGTGAAGCGATTATCAGTGATAAGATGGGTCATGCCGCTGAAACGGTCCTTGATTACAAGATGGTCGACATCCATGATAACAAGATGGTTCACAGAAACGAGATTGTCCCTAGTGGTAGCAAGATAGATCGTAATGGCCAAACAGTCCTTCGTCGTTGCAGTCAGATAGTTCGAGGTAATGAGATAGGTAACGACAATGTTACCACTGAGGTGAAACCACCAACCTCATCGAAACGCAAAAGAAAGACATCCATGGTCTGGGAGCATTTCACTACGGAAGATTCTGAGGGATGCACACGAGCCTGCTGCAACCATTGTAAGAGGATATTTGCATACAGTTCTGGATTAAAGATGTCTGGCACTAGTCATCTGAAGAGGCACATTACCCAGGGTCATTGCCCTGAGATTGAAGTTCAAAAGCCTACAGCAGGAGGGAGAGAGAATGATTGTCAGGGTACTGTACAGAAACCTTCTATGAGGTGCCGCAGCACATGTACTGGTTACGCAAATGCTCCATTCAATCCAGACCGTTGTCAATCATACCTAGCGAAGATGATTATTCTGCATGGCTATCCTCTGCAAATTGTTCAACAAGCAGCCTTCATATCCTTTGTTGAGAGCCTGCAGCCTAGTTTCAAGGTGATTAATAAAGATGCAGTCGAGGCAGAGGTCTATGCAGTTTATCTGAAGGAAAGAAAGAGCTTGCTGAAGCAAGTTGAAAATATTCCTGGAAGGATAAATCTCACAGTGCAGACTTGGACCACTAGCCAAACTCTTGGATATGTTTCACTTGCAGGGCAATTCATTGACTCTGAATGGAAGCTGCACCGAAGAATGCTCAACTTCATGATGGTCCCTTGGTCTTGTTCAGAGGATGATGCAGTTACTGAAGCCATCAGCAGAAGCCTTCATCAGTGGAACATGTCAGACAAACTCTTCACCATTACTAGAGATTATGAGTCCTCCTCGCATGACATCTACAGTTTGAATTTGAGAGAGGAACTCTCCAAAAATAATATTACAATGCTTGGGGGGCAATTTTCGGTCGTGAGGTGCTATGCCCATATGCTGACTGCAGTCGCAATTGATGTCACTGCTTTGGTCCAAAGTGTTATCTACAAAATCCGTGAAagtatcaagttcataaaatgtcGCATTGGCCATGAGGAGATGTTCGCTGATATCATTTTGCAACTGCAAATTCCTAGTAACCAGATTCTATGTCTAGACATTAAAACCCAGTGGAACACAACCTATCTCATGCTGCAGGCAGCTCTGGACTATAAGGAGGCGTTCACCATGCTGGAGAAATGCGATGGTAACTACAGCCAAGCACCTTCGGCAGTGGACTGGGAGAAAGTCGAGGTTGCTTGCAGGTATCTGAAGCTGTTGTATGACTCTGCAAACAACATTATGGCAGTGGAAAATCCAACTGCCAACATATTTTTCCATGATGCCTGGACAATTCAGAGAGAGATTTCAAATGCCACAGATCATCAAGATCCTAATTCTGTTTCCAGCAGCATCGCAAAAGGCGTGCATGAGACGTTTGGCAAGTACTGGAAAGATTGCAATGTTGTGCTAGCCATTGCTGTTGTGATGGATCCCCGTTTCAAGATGAAGATTGTTGAGTTCAGTTACTCCAAAATCTACGGTCCGACGAAGGGCGCTAAGTATGTCAAGTTGGTGGATGGTGTTGTACATGAGCTTTACAAAGAGTATGTTACACAGACACTTCCGTTGATGCCAAACCATGTTGGGGATAAGAACATTCCAAGAGATCCTACTTCCATTGGCAATCTACAATCAGGCTTCGAGGTCTCCATTGTCAAGTCGGAGCTAGATCAGTACTTGGAAGAAGCCCTGGTTCCACGCATCTTGGAGTTTGACATTCTGAACTGGTGGAAGCTTAATGCCGTCAGGTACCCAACACTCTCGAGGATGGCCCGAGATGTTCTTGCTATACCGGTGTCCACCGTTGGTCGCGGCAGCTCTGTGTTCGCAGCTGGGACTGAAGCCAAGATGCTTGACGACTACCAGAGCTCACTGCACCCTGAAACCTTGGAGGCACTGTTCTGCGCGAAAGACTGGCTACGGCATTCATCTCCTGCTCCATAG